One part of the Paenibacillus silvisoli genome encodes these proteins:
- a CDS encoding gluconeogenesis factor YvcK family protein has translation MTTRKEQKPRIVVIGGGTGLSVMLRGLKEKPLDITAIVTVADDGGSSGILRNELQMPPPGDIRNVLIALADVEPLLSDLLQYRFNSGTGLAGHSLGNLMLAAMTDISGGDFVSAVRMLSKVLAVRGRVLPAAGEAIVLKAETVDGSIITGESNIPKAGKAIKRVFIEPPDVEPLEEAVEAIREADAILIGPGSLYTSIIPNLLVPKLAESIVESNAVKIFVCNVMTQPGETDNYSVGDHLTAVHAHIGHHLFDYVIVNDGEIPEQVQLKYAERGAKAVHLDLEEVKRRGYEVIADRLVLFRTYLRHDAARLSHHIYQLVENWMERKR, from the coding sequence GTGACAACGCGGAAAGAACAGAAGCCCCGCATCGTCGTTATCGGCGGAGGAACGGGGCTGTCGGTAATGCTGCGCGGGTTGAAGGAGAAGCCGCTTGATATTACGGCCATCGTGACGGTGGCTGACGACGGCGGCAGCTCCGGCATCTTGCGCAATGAGCTGCAGATGCCGCCTCCGGGCGATATCCGCAACGTGCTGATCGCGCTTGCCGACGTCGAGCCTCTTCTCTCCGACTTGCTGCAGTACCGGTTTAATTCCGGAACCGGGCTTGCCGGACATAGCTTGGGCAATCTCATGCTTGCGGCTATGACCGACATCTCGGGCGGCGACTTCGTATCCGCCGTGCGGATGCTTAGCAAGGTGCTCGCCGTGCGCGGACGCGTCCTGCCGGCAGCCGGCGAAGCGATCGTGCTGAAGGCGGAAACGGTCGACGGCAGCATCATTACGGGCGAATCGAACATTCCTAAGGCGGGGAAAGCGATCAAGCGGGTCTTTATCGAGCCGCCTGACGTGGAGCCGCTGGAGGAAGCGGTAGAGGCGATCCGCGAGGCCGACGCCATTCTGATCGGTCCCGGGAGCTTGTATACCAGCATCATTCCGAATCTGCTTGTTCCGAAGCTGGCGGAAAGCATCGTAGAGTCGAATGCGGTCAAAATATTCGTCTGCAATGTGATGACCCAGCCCGGCGAAACGGACAATTATTCGGTCGGCGACCATTTGACCGCCGTCCATGCGCATATTGGGCATCATTTGTTTGATTATGTCATCGTCAATGACGGTGAAATCCCCGAACAGGTACAGCTTAAGTATGCCGAACGGGGAGCAAAGGCCGTGCATCTTGATTTGGAAGAAGTGAAACGGCGCGGTTACGAGGTCATTGCAGACCGGCTTGTGCTGTTCCGTACCTACCTGCGTCATGATGCTGCGAGGTTAAGTCATCATATTTATCAGCTTGTGGAAAACTGGATGGAACGAAAGAGGTGA
- a CDS encoding HPr family phosphocarrier protein — protein MTRHPVVVRLKTGLHARPAALFVQEANKFSSEVFVEKDDKKVNAKSIMGIMSLAISSGTEVTISAEGSDADQAVTALVNLVSKEELENQ, from the coding sequence ATGACAAGGCATCCGGTTGTCGTTCGGCTGAAGACAGGTCTTCATGCAAGACCGGCCGCACTTTTTGTTCAGGAAGCGAACAAGTTTTCTTCTGAGGTGTTCGTAGAGAAAGACGATAAAAAAGTGAATGCTAAATCGATTATGGGTATTATGAGCCTTGCTATCAGCTCCGGTACTGAGGTGACTATAAGCGCGGAAGGTTCGGACGCCGATCAGGCTGTAACCGCTTTAGTCAACCTGGTTAGCAAGGAAGAATTGGAGAACCAATAA
- the trxB gene encoding thioredoxin-disulfide reductase, whose translation MYKAIIIGTGPAGLTAAIYLARANMNPLVIEGPEPGGQLTTTTEVENFPGFPEGIMGPDLMANMRKQAERFGAEFRTGWVNSVDTSKRPFTLQVEGQGELQAEALIISTGASAKYLGIPGERENVGKGVSTCATCDGFFFRGKKIIVVGGGDSAMEEANFLTRFASEVVLVHRRAEMRASKIMQDRARENGKISWALDRTPLEVVATGMGVTGLKVRNNQTGEEEVIETNGIFVAIGHTPNTKFLGGQLQTDETGYLIVKPGTSETNIPGVFACGDVQDNKYRQAITAAGSGCMAALDCEKFLEGHAVHDWSQSV comes from the coding sequence GTGTACAAAGCAATTATTATCGGTACCGGCCCTGCGGGGCTGACTGCCGCGATTTACTTGGCACGCGCCAACATGAATCCGCTTGTGATCGAAGGCCCGGAACCGGGCGGCCAATTGACGACTACGACCGAGGTTGAGAACTTCCCGGGCTTCCCGGAAGGGATCATGGGTCCGGACCTGATGGCGAATATGCGCAAGCAGGCGGAGCGATTCGGCGCGGAGTTCCGCACGGGTTGGGTCAATTCCGTTGATACGTCCAAGCGTCCGTTCACGCTGCAAGTAGAAGGACAAGGCGAGCTGCAAGCGGAAGCGTTGATTATTTCGACTGGCGCATCGGCGAAATACTTGGGCATCCCGGGCGAGCGCGAGAACGTGGGCAAAGGCGTCAGCACTTGCGCAACCTGCGACGGCTTCTTCTTCCGCGGCAAGAAGATCATCGTGGTTGGCGGCGGCGACTCCGCAATGGAAGAAGCGAACTTCCTGACGCGTTTCGCATCCGAGGTTGTGCTTGTGCACCGCCGCGCGGAAATGCGCGCTTCGAAGATCATGCAGGACCGCGCGCGCGAGAACGGCAAGATCAGCTGGGCGCTGGACCGTACGCCGCTTGAGGTTGTCGCGACCGGCATGGGCGTTACCGGCCTGAAGGTGCGCAACAATCAAACCGGCGAAGAAGAAGTAATCGAAACGAACGGCATTTTCGTAGCGATCGGCCATACGCCGAACACGAAATTCCTCGGCGGACAGCTGCAAACGGATGAGACGGGCTATCTGATCGTGAAGCCGGGCACGTCCGAGACGAACATTCCTGGCGTCTTCGCTTGCGGCGACGTGCAGGACAACAAGTACCGTCAAGCCATTACGGCAGCGGGCAGCGGCTGTATGGCGGCGCTCGATTGCGAGAAGTTCCTCGAGGGCCATGCGGTGCATGACTGGAGCCAATCGGTTTAA
- a CDS encoding SIMPL domain-containing protein, which yields MKVMKPKWVLVPVLALAVGVGALMGAAGHGANEVYAVDNGTIVQKSTITVSGTGKLEAAPDVAYLSVAVEARAATAKEAQSKNATQFAGLKKVLFDTYKMNAKDVKTVGFYVQAEYDYNSKDGSSKIKGYVAVHNIQITTRNLDAIGKLLDDLSASGANRVDGVQFNTEKQEQYEIQALEKAMANAKAKAAALAKAAGKQVKEVISISQNGTSGGPIYYGRAEMATGASMDDKASTSVQTGVINVSADVTVVYEMQ from the coding sequence ATGAAAGTGATGAAGCCGAAATGGGTGCTCGTGCCTGTGCTCGCGCTGGCCGTTGGCGTCGGCGCGCTCATGGGGGCAGCCGGTCATGGCGCAAACGAGGTGTATGCGGTGGATAACGGCACGATCGTGCAGAAGAGCACGATTACGGTATCGGGCACGGGCAAGCTGGAGGCGGCTCCGGACGTGGCGTACTTGAGCGTGGCGGTTGAGGCGCGGGCTGCGACGGCCAAGGAGGCTCAGTCGAAGAACGCGACGCAGTTTGCGGGGCTGAAGAAGGTACTGTTCGACACGTACAAGATGAATGCCAAGGATGTAAAGACGGTAGGCTTCTACGTTCAAGCGGAGTACGATTACAACAGCAAGGACGGTTCGAGCAAAATCAAAGGCTATGTCGCCGTGCACAACATTCAGATTACGACCCGCAATCTCGATGCGATCGGCAAGCTGCTTGACGATTTGTCGGCTTCGGGAGCGAACCGGGTAGACGGCGTACAATTTAACACAGAGAAGCAGGAGCAGTACGAGATCCAGGCACTAGAGAAGGCGATGGCGAACGCCAAAGCGAAAGCGGCGGCGCTTGCCAAAGCGGCAGGCAAGCAGGTGAAGGAAGTCATTAGCATCTCGCAAAACGGCACGAGCGGCGGTCCGATCTATTACGGCCGCGCGGAGATGGCGACCGGAGCTTCGATGGACGATAAAGCGTCGACGAGCGTGCAGACGGGCGTCATCAATGTTTCGGCAGACGTGACCGTTGTTTACGAAATGCAATAA
- a CDS encoding ROK family glucokinase, with protein sequence MSEKIVVGVDIGGTTIKVGICSMEGALLHTYEGATEVEKGSDVVCTNIADYARLIVEQSPYTWEQVEGVGIGIAGFLDIPNGIVKKSVNLFFDNVPLKSILEEKLGKRVLVNNDANVAALGEAWAGAGRGISDCVCYTLGTGVGGGVIINGKIVEGFAGMAGELGHIPIVPDLEAIQCNCGKMGCLETVSSATGIIRMAKDAVERGDRTSLSFVENIMAKDVVDAAKAGDEVATRIVARAAHYLGKSMAFVAVVLNPQRFIIGGGVSKAGEFLFEQIREAFRKAAPEMAQEGVEIVPAILGNDAGVVGAAGLIIRA encoded by the coding sequence ATGTCCGAGAAAATCGTCGTTGGTGTTGATATTGGCGGTACAACTATTAAGGTTGGCATTTGCAGCATGGAAGGCGCCTTGCTGCACACATATGAAGGAGCGACAGAGGTTGAGAAGGGCTCCGATGTGGTCTGCACGAACATTGCGGACTATGCTAGGCTGATCGTTGAACAATCCCCGTATACGTGGGAGCAAGTTGAAGGCGTAGGTATCGGCATTGCCGGCTTCCTCGATATTCCGAACGGAATCGTGAAGAAATCGGTCAATCTCTTTTTCGATAACGTGCCTCTTAAGTCGATTCTCGAAGAGAAGCTTGGCAAGAGAGTGCTTGTAAATAACGACGCAAACGTTGCTGCGCTGGGTGAAGCTTGGGCAGGCGCGGGCCGCGGCATTTCCGATTGCGTATGCTATACGCTCGGTACGGGCGTTGGCGGCGGCGTCATCATCAACGGCAAAATCGTAGAAGGCTTTGCCGGCATGGCGGGCGAGCTGGGGCATATTCCAATCGTTCCGGATCTTGAAGCAATCCAGTGCAACTGCGGCAAAATGGGATGCCTCGAGACGGTTTCTTCCGCTACGGGCATTATCCGTATGGCGAAAGACGCTGTTGAGCGCGGCGACCGTACTTCGCTTTCCTTCGTAGAGAACATTATGGCGAAGGATGTCGTCGATGCAGCGAAAGCTGGCGACGAGGTTGCTACCCGTATCGTTGCGCGCGCTGCGCACTATCTGGGCAAATCGATGGCATTCGTAGCGGTCGTGCTGAATCCGCAGCGTTTCATTATCGGCGGCGGCGTATCCAAAGCCGGCGAATTCCTGTTCGAGCAAATTCGTGAAGCGTTCAGAAAAGCAGCTCCGGAAATGGCGCAGGAAGGCGTTGAAATCGTGCCGGCTATTCTTGGCAACGATGCGGGCGTCGTTGGCGCAGCGGGCTTGATCATTCGCGCCTAG
- the whiA gene encoding DNA-binding protein WhiA: protein MSFAGQTKKELTLIEADPCCETAELSALIRMNGSVSLSSRKVILDISTENAAIARRIYSLIKKQFAVHTELLVRKKMRLKKNNVYIVRIPTKVQEILSDLKIVSEGFMFNQGIDKDIIRKSCCKRSYLRGAFLAGGSVNNPEGSSYHLEIATMYDEHCQALVELANKFDLNARCIERKKGFIFYMKEGEKIIELLSIIGAHQALFKFEDVRIMRDMRNSVNRIVNCETANLNKTIGAAVRQIDNIKLLEREVGLDTLPEKLREVAHIRLMHPDLNLTEVGEMLKGKVSKSGVNHRLRKIDELAEKLRNG, encoded by the coding sequence TTGTCTTTTGCGGGACAAACCAAAAAAGAATTGACGCTCATCGAAGCGGATCCGTGTTGCGAGACGGCAGAGCTCTCTGCACTGATTCGAATGAACGGTTCGGTTTCATTGTCGAGCCGAAAGGTTATACTCGATATATCGACGGAAAACGCGGCAATCGCGAGACGAATCTATTCCCTCATTAAGAAGCAGTTTGCCGTACATACGGAGCTGCTCGTTCGCAAGAAAATGAGGCTGAAGAAGAACAACGTCTACATCGTGCGGATCCCGACGAAAGTGCAAGAAATATTGAGTGATCTCAAAATTGTCTCCGAAGGCTTTATGTTTAATCAAGGCATCGACAAAGACATCATTCGCAAGTCATGCTGCAAGCGCTCCTACCTGCGCGGCGCGTTCCTGGCGGGCGGTTCGGTGAACAACCCGGAAGGATCGTCCTACCACCTGGAGATTGCCACCATGTACGATGAGCACTGTCAGGCGCTCGTGGAGCTGGCCAACAAGTTCGACTTGAATGCCCGCTGCATCGAACGGAAGAAAGGGTTCATCTTCTACATGAAAGAGGGCGAGAAAATTATCGAGCTCCTCAGCATCATCGGCGCCCATCAGGCACTCTTCAAATTCGAGGATGTCCGGATTATGCGGGATATGCGCAACTCCGTCAACCGGATCGTGAACTGCGAAACGGCGAATTTGAATAAAACGATCGGGGCCGCCGTGCGGCAGATCGATAATATTAAGCTGCTCGAGCGCGAGGTCGGGCTGGATACACTGCCCGAGAAGCTTCGCGAGGTGGCTCATATACGGCTCATGCATCCGGATCTGAATTTGACGGAAGTCGGCGAAATGCTCAAAGGCAAGGTGAGCAAGTCCGGCGTCAACCATCGTTTGCGCAAAATTGATGAGTTGGCCGAAAAATTAAGGAACGGTTAA
- the rapZ gene encoding RNase adapter RapZ: MAKLVIITGMSGAGKTIAVQSLEDLGFFCVDNLPPVLIPKFAELIEQSNGKIGKVALVIDLRGREFFTALSESLTYLKEHYTIGYEILFLDATDSVLVQRYKESRRMHPLAPEGMPLEGIKLERRILEDLKGSATQVIDTSNLKPVQLKERIMSRFRNSDLSTISINVTSFGFKYGIPIDADLIYDVRFLPNPHYVDHLRPNTGMDAEVYEYVMKWPETQSFLAKLLDMLQFLIPLYRKEGKSQVVIGIGCTGGKHRSVAIAEYLGRMLGSSDTELVRVSHRDSDRDRS, encoded by the coding sequence ATGGCGAAGCTGGTCATTATTACAGGCATGTCCGGTGCGGGTAAAACGATTGCGGTGCAGAGCCTGGAGGATCTCGGATTTTTCTGCGTCGATAATCTTCCGCCGGTGCTCATCCCGAAATTTGCCGAGCTCATCGAGCAGTCCAACGGCAAAATCGGCAAGGTCGCGCTCGTGATCGATTTGCGCGGCCGTGAATTTTTTACGGCCCTTTCGGAGTCTCTGACTTATTTGAAGGAGCACTATACGATCGGGTATGAAATTCTCTTCCTGGACGCGACGGACAGCGTGCTCGTACAGCGGTATAAGGAAAGCCGCCGCATGCATCCGCTGGCGCCGGAAGGCATGCCGCTTGAAGGCATTAAGCTGGAGCGGCGAATTCTCGAAGATCTCAAAGGGTCGGCGACGCAGGTCATCGACACGAGCAATCTGAAGCCGGTTCAACTGAAAGAGCGGATTATGTCCCGTTTCAGAAACTCGGATCTCAGTACGATTTCGATTAACGTTACTTCGTTTGGATTCAAATACGGCATTCCGATCGACGCCGATCTGATCTATGATGTCCGATTCCTGCCGAACCCTCACTATGTCGATCATCTGCGTCCGAATACGGGGATGGATGCCGAAGTATACGAGTACGTCATGAAATGGCCGGAGACGCAGTCGTTTCTCGCCAAGCTGCTCGATATGCTTCAATTTCTCATCCCGCTGTACCGGAAAGAAGGCAAAAGCCAAGTGGTCATCGGGATTGGCTGCACCGGCGGTAAGCACCGTTCGGTCGCCATTGCCGAATACTTGGGCCGGATGCTTGGCAGCAGTGACACAGAGCTCGTTCGAGTCAGTCATCGAGATTCAGATCGTGATCGGAGCTGA